One genomic segment of Streptomyces sp. NBC_00239 includes these proteins:
- a CDS encoding NUDIX domain-containing protein, translating into MAEETGLDPGEVSLVSQVPAYVEFGRVPARPEKAEPEHYHLDFGYCFTTVRADIGRIQESEVTGAGWYPLADAERLVGDRIARAVSVPAAG; encoded by the coding sequence TTGGCGGAGGAGACTGGTCTTGATCCGGGCGAGGTGTCCCTCGTCTCGCAGGTCCCCGCCTACGTGGAGTTCGGCCGGGTTCCGGCACGTCCGGAGAAGGCGGAGCCGGAGCACTACCACCTCGACTTCGGGTACTGCTTCACGACGGTACGCGCGGACATCGGGCGCATCCAGGAGTCCGAGGTGACCGGTGCCGGCTGGTATCCGCTCGCTGACGCCGAGAGGCTTGTCGGGGACCGTATCGCGCGAGCGGTGAGCGTCCCGGCGGCCGGTTGA